CAGTCCGCTTACGGGAAACTGGGCCAGCCTAGTGGGAACAAGCGCAGTGTCGAGGGGGGCGATCGCCACAATTTCGGAATACTCAGCATCACGCGCCTGAAACTCGTCCAGTTCATAAACCGGAACCGTGGGCAAAGACTGAATGAACGTTAGCCAGAACAGCATTGGAATATCCCTAAGATAGATTAAAGTAACTCAACGAGAATCTTTGAGAGTATGAGAACCGTTCAGCCAGCGATCCTGGTCAGGACTGTCCTTTGCAATGACCAGATAGCCCGCCCCCGATCGCTCGATCACCAGCACTGCGTCTCCCCGCCGGGGCAACACGCTGGCCCAGTCTGGCAGCATAGCGTTCACCGTTACCCGATTGCGGGCCGCATCCAGCACGTCTACCTGGCCGATGCGCCCTTCTGCCACGCTGGGAATGTGTCCCGTGCTGACAATCCCCAAACAACCCACGAGGCGATCGCCACTGACATCTTCTCCAAAGGAGGCAAAAATTCGCCCCAGCGGCCGCGCAATCTGTCCACCTAGCACCAGCGCCAGCCCAAACGACCCCAGCAGTACAGAGCCACTTGCCAAACTCCCCAGCAGCGTTTCCAGGGTTCCCCCCAGAAACACATTGCCCATCCAGCCCAGCAGCCCCCATAGGCTGAAGTCTGTCGCCAGCAACAGCATTAGCGGCGCACGACCCAACCCAAACCACCGCAGCACGTCTAGCGGACTGAATTCGCTGCCAGAATCTACATCAGTATCCAGGTCGAGCGGCGCAGCAACCTCGAAGTCTACGTCCAACTCTGCGTCCAGATCCACATCCAGATCGGCATCCAAGTCCAGATCAGCGTCTAAATCTGCATCATCGCCGCCGCCAGAAAAAATGACTACCAGAAACAGCGCCACTCCAATTCCAAGCAGCACCCAATAAGGTAAGTTAGCAGCGGCAAAGACAGGCATGATGACGGCAGACTGAAGAAGGGGCTGAAACCTGCTGCGATCGCCCCGTCGTGCTGGCTTAGCAGCAGGGGGCAAATGTGCCAGCGAAAAAATCGTCTACTCAGAATCCACTACAGCAAAGTCAGGCAGCATTCCCGAAACCGGAGTTCTATGCGCCCATCCTAGCGGCCCTAGAATAGAAGTACGGCAAACGTGACTGTTTCTTAACGTCTAAAGGCTATGAAACTAAAGCGCATTGGGCATGTGGCGATCCGCGTCGAGGATTTGGATCGAGCGGCGCAGTTCTATCAGAACTTGGGCATGGATCTGGTTTGGAAAGACCCAGACTGGGCATATCTGAAAGCGGGGGACGACGGGCTGGCGCTGCTGAGTGCCGCCTACGAGCAGGCGGAGCCCCACTTTGGCTTTGTGTTTGGCGATCGCGCTGAGGTGGATGCTGCCTATGAGCAACTTAAAGCCGAAGGGGTTCACGTCACGCCCGTCCACGAACACCGCGACGGCACGGCTTCGTTCTATGGCCGCGACCCCGACGGCAACTGGTTTGAGTACCTTTACGAGCCAGTCGCTGTGCCTGCCTAGTGGTTTGTCAACTTTCGTTTTGTCAACTTTAGTTTTAGGGTCAGCCCCCCAGTTTGTAGTGAGCGCTTTGGCGCTAAAGCACTCGCTACAAGCCGCAGTTTCTGCGGATTCTGAAATGTTTACGCTGCATTGGTCTGGCGACATAGGCGAGCAGGTGCGCGCAATAGCTTACGGAGTAAGCGCAGAGGTTGGCTGACTGCGCGTCCATCCCTGTCGATTTTCCCCGGAGCCTGTCGCCATGACAAAAACAAAAAGTAAAGATTTGACGGTTTTGATCATTTCGCTGCTGGTTACCGTTGGCTCGATCGGTCTGCTGTCTGCCTGGATTTTTCCTCGCCTTCAGCCAGGACGAATGTCGCCTACGGTTGTGGGCACGCCCTCCCCAACCGTAGGTGAGACGCCGCCAGACCTAAGCAGCCTGCCAGACCGAATCAGCCTTGGCAATCGGCAGTTAATCACGTCAGTCACTACGCCTGCCAAGCGGGAGGGCATTGCCGCGTTTGACGCGCAAGACTACGACAAGGCTGTGGAGTGGTTTGAGCTGTCGCTGAAGGCACTGCCCAACGACCCGGAGACGCTGATTTATCTGAACAATGCGCGGCTGTCGCGGCAGCAGACCCCTTACAAAATTGCCACCAGCGTTCCCATTGGCAAAAATCTCAACGTGGCGCAGGAGATTTTGCGGGGCGTGGCCCAGTCACAGGATGAGGTCAACCGCAACGGCGGCATCAACGGTGCGGGGCTAGAAGTCACCATCATCAACGACGACAACGACCCAGCGATCACACGAGAAATGGCGA
The Thermoleptolyngbya sichuanensis A183 DNA segment above includes these coding regions:
- a CDS encoding VOC family protein, producing the protein MKLKRIGHVAIRVEDLDRAAQFYQNLGMDLVWKDPDWAYLKAGDDGLALLSAAYEQAEPHFGFVFGDRAEVDAAYEQLKAEGVHVTPVHEHRDGTASFYGRDPDGNWFEYLYEPVAVPA
- a CDS encoding OB-fold-containig protein — encoded protein: MPPAAKPARRGDRSRFQPLLQSAVIMPVFAAANLPYWVLLGIGVALFLVVIFSGGGDDADLDADLDLDADLDVDLDAELDVDFEVAAPLDLDTDVDSGSEFSPLDVLRWFGLGRAPLMLLLATDFSLWGLLGWMGNVFLGGTLETLLGSLASGSVLLGSFGLALVLGGQIARPLGRIFASFGEDVSGDRLVGCLGIVSTGHIPSVAEGRIGQVDVLDAARNRVTVNAMLPDWASVLPRRGDAVLVIERSGAGYLVIAKDSPDQDRWLNGSHTLKDSR